The following nucleotide sequence is from Catillopecten margaritatus gill symbiont.
TGCAAACTATACAGGTAGCAAAGGGGTGATTGATGTGGCATACGAAGGCGAAAAAATTACGACTTTGCAACCTGAAAAACGCCAATATGTGACGGGTATGCCAATGACTGAAGCGGCGATTGACCCATCCCTGTTCCGTGATATTTATGTTGCCTTGGGTGAGGATTTGGGTAATGACGCTTGGAGTTTGAGATTGTATTACAAGCCGTTAATTCGTTGGATTTGGCTGGGTGGATTATTTATTACCTTCGGTGCATTGTTGGCGGCCTTTGATAGACGCTATCGCTTAAAAGTAAGGAGACAATCATGAGTTTGTATTTATGGTTTGCTTTAATGTTGGTGGTGTCATCGGCGTGGTTGACTTGGTTTTTTTATCGCCCTTTGAAGAATAACGAGCTTGATTTGGAAAAATCCAACATTGCTTTGGGTAAGCAAAAACAAGCAGAACTTGCACAAGATTTGCAAAGAGAGTTAATTGACGAAGCGGTGTATGAGCAAGCCAAAGATGAAATTGCACAAGCTTTGGCGGTGGAAATGACACAAACGGCAACACCCATTGAAACGCAAAAGGCAACACCACTTTGGTTGATTTTATTGATTGTATTCGTTTTTTCTATTGCGTCTGTGTTGATTTATCAGTCGATGATTTCGCACTCAATTACGGCTCAAAAAGCAACAATGGCAACAACTTTACAAGCAGGAAAACCACCGACTTTGGAAGAAAGTATTGTCGATATGGAAAATCATTTAAGCAAAAATCCTGATGATGCACAGGCGTGGAGAATGTTGGGCTTGGCATTGCATGATTTTAACAAGTTGGATGAGTCTTTGAAAGCCTACGAACGCTCGTATCAGTTAGACCCAAAAAGTGAGGTAATGTTGACTGAATACGCCTCAACTTTAGCAAGGTTCCAAGATAATCAATTTAGAGGGCGCGTTTCTACCTTGGTGCGTGAAGCGTTAGAAATTAATCCAAATAATCCAGACGCTTTGTATTTAGCGGGCTGGGTGGCGTTGAATGCGCAACAATTTGATTTGACTCAGTTGCTTTGGCAAAAAGCATTATCAATATTACCTGAAAATCAAGCAGATAGAATGACTTTACAGCGTATGTTGGATGAGCTGACACAGATGCAAAATACGAATAACAAAGCACCTGCACAAAGTCAATCAGACTTACAGCATCAAGTGACGGTTAACATAGTATTATCTGAGCGTTTGCGTCAAGCGGAATTTAAAGACCATTACTTAATGGTGTATGTCAAAGCCGCACAAGGTCGGCCGATGCCGATTGCTATTCAAAAAATCAAATTAAAAGATTTTTCAGGTGCGGTAACGCTAACCGATACAAATTCGGTAATGCCAACAAGTAAATTATCTCAAGCATCCAAAGTCCTTGCCGTTGTGCGTTTGAGCAAGTCGGGTTCAGCAATGCGACAAGCAGGTGATATTGAGGCAGTGAGCGGTATGATTGATGTAAAAAATAACCCAAATGTTGATTTGGAATTAAAATAGAATATAGGGTTGAATGCAGTTTGATTATTAACCCAGCATTTTTGCTGAATTTTTTTTATTAAAAGATTTTAAAAAAACTTAAAGCCTTTGTATGGTTTAAAACCCCTAATCCAAAGATAGAAAGTGTAAATATGGCAAGGGTTGGCGTCAGATTTGCACTTGCTATTTTCGGATTAGGGAAAATAAAATACGACTATTCTGCTGTAAAATGCAGAATAGTCGCGACTATTTCGCAATACATTGCAAAATAGTCACAAGTTATACCATTTTCTAGTCAAGTTGACCCTGTAAACTATGAATACACTACAATTAGCAAAAGATTTAATTTCCATTAACTCGGTTACCCCTAATGATAAAGGTTGTCAAAAATTAATGACGGACAGACTGAAAAAAGTGGGTTTTGAAATTGACGATTTGAAGTTTGGCGAGGTTGATAACTTTTGGGCAAAGCATGGCAATGATTCGCCTGTTTTCGTTTTTGCAGGGCATACCGATGTGGTGCCAGTTGGTTCGAATTGGCAGACAGAGCCGTTTGAGCCGACGGTGGTTGATGGGATGTTGTATGGTCGTGGCACAGCGGATATGAAAGGCTCGTTGGCGGCGATGATAACGGCAACGGAACGCTTTGTAACAGATTTCCCCGATCATAAAGGCAGTATCGGTTATTTGATTACTTCGGACGAAGAGGGTCCTGCGATTGATGGCACGGTTAAGGTGTGTGAATATTTGAATGATAAAGGGCAAAATATTGATTATTGCTTGGTTGGCGAGCCGTCATCAACCAATCAGTTAGGTGATGTGATGAAAAATGGCAGACGCGGCTCACTCAATGGTGCACTGACTTTGATTGGCAAACAAGGGCATATTGCCTACCCACATTTAGCCAACAACCCAATTCATTTATTAGCCCCCGCACTCAATAGTTTGATTGCCGAAGTATGGGACGAAGGCAATGAATATTTTCCAAAAACCAGTTTTCAAGTGTCAAATGTGCATTCAGGCACAGGTGTGACTAATGTGATTCCAGGGGAAATTGAAATGGTTTTTAATTTCCGCTATTGTAGTGAATCCACCCACGAAGGTTTGCAAAAAAGAGTGGAAGATATTTTAGATGCGCATAACCTTGAATATAAAATTGATTGGAACCACTCGGGCTACCCATTCCTAACGCCAAAAGGCGATTTGGTTAATGCTTGCACACAGGCTGTGAAAGCCATCAAAGGCATTGAGAGCGAATTATCCACTTCAGGTGGCACTTCTGACGGGCGTTTTATTGCCCCTATTTTGGATGCACAGGTGGTAGAACTTGGACCACTAAATGCAACCATTCATCAAGTAGATGAGTGTGTGAGTGTGCAAGATTTGGATGATTTGAGTGCCATTTATTACCAAGTTTTGAAAAATATTCTCAAATAAACGATGCGTTTCGATGTCATTACTTTGTTTCCTGAGATGTTTTCAGCAATTAAAGAAGAAGGAATAATTGCCCGTGGTATTAAAAAATCCCTCTTTTCTATCAACACTTGGCAACTGCGAGATTTTAGCAACAACAAACACCGAAATATCGACGATGCACCCTATGGTGGCGGAGCAGGGATGGTAATGCAGGTTAAACCCATCCGTGATTGTATTAACAAAATTAAGCAAGAAAACCCAAAAACAAAAGTCATTTATTTATCACCACAGGGCAAAAAACTGACGCATAAATTGGCAGTTGAATTGTCTGAACTTGATTCAATTACATTGTTATGTGGGCGTTATGAAGGGGTGGATGAGCGCATTATTGAGCATGATGTGGATATGGAAGTGTCGATTGGGGATTTTGTTATTAGTGGTGGCGAGTTGGCAGCGATGGTGCTGATGGATGCGGTGAGTCGCCAAATTTCAGGAGTACTCGGTAATCAAGATTCTTTGCAAGATTCTTTTGTGGATGGGTTATTGGATTATCCACACTACACCCGTCCAGAAACCATTGATGGACAGACGGTGCCAGCGGTTTTGTTGAGTGGACATCAAGCGAATATTGATGCTTGGCGTACGCAACAGGCGGAAAATAATACAAGAAAAAAACGAGTTGACTTGCTGTAGCCGTTAATCGCTAACAAATAGCGTGTAA
It contains:
- the trmD gene encoding tRNA (guanine-N(1)-)-methyltransferase; this encodes MRFDVITLFPEMFSAIKEEGIIARGIKKSLFSINTWQLRDFSNNKHRNIDDAPYGGGAGMVMQVKPIRDCINKIKQENPKTKVIYLSPQGKKLTHKLAVELSELDSITLLCGRYEGVDERIIEHDVDMEVSIGDFVISGGELAAMVLMDAVSRQISGVLGNQDSLQDSFVDGLLDYPHYTRPETIDGQTVPAVLLSGHQANIDAWRTQQAENNTRKKRVDLL
- the dapE gene encoding Succinyl-diaminopimelate desuccinylase, which codes for MNTLQLAKDLISINSVTPNDKGCQKLMTDRLKKVGFEIDDLKFGEVDNFWAKHGNDSPVFVFAGHTDVVPVGSNWQTEPFEPTVVDGMLYGRGTADMKGSLAAMITATERFVTDFPDHKGSIGYLITSDEEGPAIDGTVKVCEYLNDKGQNIDYCLVGEPSSTNQLGDVMKNGRRGSLNGALTLIGKQGHIAYPHLANNPIHLLAPALNSLIAEVWDEGNEYFPKTSFQVSNVHSGTGVTNVIPGEIEMVFNFRYCSESTHEGLQKRVEDILDAHNLEYKIDWNHSGYPFLTPKGDLVNACTQAVKAIKGIESELSTSGGTSDGRFIAPILDAQVVELGPLNATIHQVDECVSVQDLDDLSAIYYQVLKNILK